Proteins from a genomic interval of Caldicellulosiruptor diazotrophicus:
- a CDS encoding 4Fe-4S dicluster domain-containing protein: MAKKIFPKEDVCVGCHLCEVYCVYAHSKYKKPNAKAHELVKLYIKHKDSKPTPRILVEEKSGTWTTFALQCRHCDDAPCTKACITGAMKRLEDGRIVCDEEKCVGCWSCIMACPHGAVRRGENKKAASKCDLCLDLGEPACVKNCPNEALEIKEV; the protein is encoded by the coding sequence GCCACCTGTGCGAGGTTTACTGTGTGTATGCTCACTCTAAATACAAAAAACCAAATGCGAAGGCTCATGAGCTTGTAAAGCTTTATATAAAACATAAAGATTCAAAACCAACACCGAGAATTTTGGTTGAAGAAAAAAGCGGAACGTGGACTACATTTGCGCTTCAGTGCAGGCACTGCGATGATGCTCCATGTACAAAGGCGTGTATAACAGGTGCAATGAAGAGGCTTGAAGATGGAAGAATAGTGTGTGATGAGGAAAAATGTGTTGGGTGCTGGTCGTGTATAATGGCATGCCCGCATGGTGCTGTCAGGCGCGGTGAGAACAAAAAAGCAGCGTCTAAATGTGATTTGTGTTTAGATCTGGGCGAGCCTGCGTGCGTTAAAAACTGTCCAAACGAGGCCCTTGAAATCAAAGAGGTCTAA
- a CDS encoding NAD(P)/FAD-dependent oxidoreductase, whose translation MKYVIIGNSVAACGCIEAIRKVDTQNPIVVISDEKYRVYSRPLISYYLGGKVDESKMYIRDEDYYEKNMVETKLGKKAVAVDFKNKEVILDDGEKVKYDKLLIATGGKPFIPPTKGSESKNVFTFIKFDDVKAIDEAIKNGAKKAVVIGAGLSGLKAAEALIKRGLDVTVVELANRILGSILDLEASRIVQDELEKHGIVFKLETSVDEIIGDGKVERVKLKNGEVLDADIVVFAIGVVPNIDFLKGTELKINRGIVVDNRMQTNIEDVYAAGDCAEGYDFVFEQQRVIPIWPNAYNQGETAGYNMAGVQKTFDRGFPMNSIGFFDVHMITAGIVVPNSDDIEVLVKHDKEKNTYRKIYLKNGRVVGFMFINSIDRAGMITNMIKEGFNVESIKHRLLDEDFGYLDLPKEIRQEKILGGAKA comes from the coding sequence ATGAAGTATGTTATAATAGGCAACTCTGTTGCTGCATGTGGATGTATTGAAGCGATAAGAAAGGTTGACACGCAAAACCCTATTGTTGTTATATCAGATGAAAAGTACAGGGTGTATTCAAGACCACTCATTTCTTACTACCTTGGTGGGAAAGTTGATGAGAGCAAAATGTATATCAGAGATGAGGACTACTATGAGAAAAACATGGTAGAAACAAAGCTTGGCAAAAAAGCAGTAGCAGTTGATTTCAAGAACAAAGAAGTTATACTTGACGATGGTGAAAAGGTAAAATACGATAAACTCTTGATTGCAACGGGTGGAAAACCTTTCATTCCGCCAACGAAAGGGTCTGAATCCAAAAATGTGTTTACATTTATAAAGTTTGATGATGTAAAGGCGATAGATGAAGCTATCAAAAATGGTGCAAAAAAGGCAGTAGTCATTGGTGCGGGACTCAGCGGTCTCAAAGCCGCAGAAGCACTTATCAAAAGAGGCTTAGATGTAACTGTTGTTGAGCTTGCAAACAGGATTTTAGGTTCTATACTGGATTTGGAAGCGTCAAGGATAGTCCAGGACGAGCTTGAAAAGCATGGTATAGTTTTTAAGCTTGAAACATCTGTTGATGAGATAATAGGCGATGGCAAGGTTGAAAGAGTAAAGCTCAAAAATGGTGAAGTTTTAGATGCCGACATAGTTGTGTTTGCGATAGGTGTTGTACCAAACATCGACTTTTTGAAAGGGACAGAGCTTAAAATCAACCGCGGAATTGTGGTTGATAACAGGATGCAGACAAACATAGAGGATGTGTATGCTGCAGGTGACTGTGCAGAAGGGTATGACTTTGTATTTGAACAGCAAAGGGTAATTCCAATCTGGCCAAATGCTTATAATCAAGGTGAGACAGCAGGGTACAATATGGCAGGGGTTCAAAAGACATTTGACAGAGGATTTCCAATGAACTCAATAGGATTTTTTGATGTTCACATGATAACAGCAGGGATTGTTGTGCCAAACTCTGATGATATAGAAGTTTTGGTAAAACATGATAAGGAAAAAAATACTTACAGAAAGATATATCTTAAAAATGGCAGAGTTGTTGGTTTTATGTTTATAAACTCAATTGACAGAGCTGGTATGATAACTAATATGATAAAAGAAGGCTTTAACGTTGAGAGTATAAAACACAGGCTTCTTGACGAGGACTTTGGATATTTAGATTTGCCAAAGGAAATAAGGCAAGAGAAGATTTTAGGGGGTGCAAAAGCATAA
- a CDS encoding GltB/FmdC/FwdC-like GXGXG domain-containing protein, with amino-acid sequence MSLHKLTIDAKGIHYKELNEMIENALNEGYKEIDLINVNGQRYIGDGLTFPDRKLNIYGTPGNDMAAFMNGLTIEVFANGQDGIGNTMNAGKIIVHGSAGDIIGYGMRGGEIFIKGDVGYRVGIHMKEYQDKIPVLVVGGKAGDFLGEYMAGGRIIVLGLTLKDGEPITGLYCGTGMHGGIMYLRGQLQPYQLGKEVKVVDMEEEDYKFIYKYVTEFVKLFGYSKEYIMSKPFYKLIPYNKRPYGKLYAY; translated from the coding sequence ATGAGTCTTCATAAGCTTACCATAGATGCAAAAGGTATACATTACAAAGAATTGAATGAGATGATAGAAAACGCTTTGAATGAAGGATATAAAGAGATAGATTTGATAAACGTAAACGGCCAGCGCTATATTGGCGATGGTTTAACATTTCCGGACAGAAAACTTAACATCTATGGCACCCCTGGAAATGATATGGCAGCTTTTATGAACGGACTTACAATAGAGGTGTTTGCAAACGGTCAGGATGGTATAGGGAACACCATGAATGCAGGCAAAATAATAGTTCATGGTTCTGCAGGGGATATTATAGGCTATGGAATGCGCGGCGGCGAGATTTTCATAAAAGGTGACGTTGGTTACAGAGTAGGAATTCACATGAAAGAATATCAAGACAAGATTCCTGTACTGGTGGTTGGCGGGAAAGCAGGAGATTTTCTTGGCGAGTACATGGCAGGTGGAAGGATAATTGTGCTGGGTCTTACATTAAAAGATGGTGAGCCTATAACAGGGCTTTACTGTGGCACAGGTATGCATGGTGGCATTATGTATCTTCGCGGTCAGCTGCAGCCATACCAGCTTGGGAAAGAGGTTAAAGTTGTTGATATGGAAGAAGAAGATTACAAGTTTATTTACAAATATGTTACAGAGTTTGTAAAGCTTTTTGGATATAGCAAAGAGTATATAATGTCAAAGCCGTTTTACAAGTTAATTCCTTACAACAAACGCCCATATGGGAAACTGTATGCTTATTAA
- a CDS encoding HD domain-containing protein produces MDSIDLIALEMIKYFKNDVRRINHALKVFSFARLIGKAEGLDGKKQYILEAAALLHDIGIKVCEQKYNQVAGHLQEIEGPGVAKEILLPMNIEKDILERILFLIGNHHSYSKIDDIDFQILVEADFIVNIYEDAMECETIKSIKNKYFKTKMGLFLLEKMFEV; encoded by the coding sequence ATGGACTCTATTGATTTAATTGCCCTGGAGATGATAAAATATTTCAAAAATGATGTGAGAAGAATAAACCATGCACTCAAAGTATTTTCATTTGCGAGACTGATTGGAAAGGCGGAAGGTTTGGACGGCAAAAAACAGTATATTTTAGAAGCTGCAGCGCTTTTGCATGATATTGGGATTAAGGTGTGTGAACAGAAATATAACCAGGTAGCAGGTCATCTGCAGGAGATTGAAGGGCCAGGGGTTGCAAAAGAAATTTTGCTACCTATGAATATTGAAAAAGATATACTTGAGAGGATACTTTTTCTTATCGGCAACCATCATTCATATTCAAAGATAGATGACATTGATTTTCAAATCCTTGTTGAAGCAGATTTTATTGTAAATATATATGAAGACGCTATGGAGTGCGAAACAATAAAAAGCATAAAGAACAAATACTTCAAAACAAAAATGGGACTCTTCCTACTTGAAAAGATGTTTGAAGTATGA
- a CDS encoding L-lactate permease, with protein sequence MNLLLSVLPILLVLFLLIFAKKTADIAGLVGWVATALIAILYFKTSFDVVLKSSIMGFLAALPVSLVVVTSILQLNVMEASGAMKRIIVFIKGLSKDDKVFQALILNVGFGTFLAATGAVPVTVLPPILIGLGYSTFAAIALSAVGFDALCTYALLGTPLVVFSQIANVDLITAARYFLPFVGVVSFTISLAMFFIIGNSKFVKRGFVPAIIVGLTSYAAAELAILVKAPVITGIFAGILIMLVMMVILKLLGKRVYDSSHFTEEDRKVEKTMGIIKATSPWILLVVFILITNLITPIREFLYDKLSMPVEVMKGPKIKPIFTRVIWQAYTWILISTVISIFIFKMDGKQLKSVWEKTKTRIPKPFWSSTVFFLMAYVMMYSGYQKTPNGYELLQRAHNMVYVLAEYSAKGFKNAYAFIAPYLGILGGFITGTETSTVAMFAKYTIETSNLLGLSPLLMVAAVAFGGGLASGISPSKLQNAAAAIDAIGEESKVLKTTLVISLVMAFIAGVISFVLRNFTV encoded by the coding sequence ATGAATTTACTTTTAAGTGTTTTACCAATTTTACTTGTCTTGTTTCTTCTCATCTTTGCAAAGAAGACTGCAGACATTGCAGGGCTTGTCGGATGGGTGGCAACAGCTTTGATTGCTATTTTGTATTTTAAAACCTCATTTGATGTTGTGTTAAAATCATCCATAATGGGATTTTTAGCTGCCCTTCCTGTATCTTTAGTTGTTGTCACATCAATCCTGCAACTCAATGTCATGGAAGCCTCAGGTGCAATGAAAAGAATTATTGTATTTATAAAAGGTCTATCAAAGGATGACAAAGTGTTTCAGGCGCTTATTTTAAACGTAGGATTTGGGACCTTTTTGGCAGCAACCGGAGCGGTCCCTGTGACTGTGCTACCACCAATTTTGATTGGGCTTGGTTATTCGACCTTTGCTGCAATTGCCTTGTCTGCAGTCGGATTTGATGCGCTGTGTACATATGCTCTTCTTGGCACACCTTTGGTTGTATTTTCACAGATTGCAAATGTGGATTTGATAACAGCTGCAAGGTACTTTTTGCCGTTTGTTGGAGTTGTTTCATTTACAATATCTCTTGCAATGTTTTTTATAATTGGCAATAGCAAGTTTGTCAAAAGAGGGTTTGTGCCTGCCATAATTGTTGGGCTTACATCTTACGCAGCAGCAGAACTTGCAATTTTGGTAAAAGCACCAGTTATCACTGGCATCTTTGCAGGAATCCTAATAATGCTTGTTATGATGGTAATTCTCAAACTTCTTGGCAAAAGAGTATATGACTCAAGCCATTTTACAGAGGAAGATAGAAAAGTTGAAAAGACAATGGGGATAATAAAAGCAACATCTCCGTGGATACTGCTGGTTGTCTTTATTCTCATTACAAATCTCATTACTCCTATAAGAGAGTTTCTATATGACAAACTTTCAATGCCGGTTGAAGTTATGAAAGGACCAAAAATAAAGCCCATTTTCACAAGAGTAATCTGGCAGGCATACACATGGATATTAATCTCAACAGTTATTTCAATTTTTATCTTCAAGATGGATGGCAAGCAACTGAAGAGTGTATGGGAAAAGACAAAAACAAGAATTCCAAAACCTTTCTGGTCTTCAACTGTATTTTTCTTAATGGCTTATGTTATGATGTACTCAGGCTATCAGAAAACACCAAACGGTTATGAGCTTTTGCAAAGAGCGCACAACATGGTGTATGTACTTGCAGAATATTCAGCAAAAGGATTTAAAAACGCATATGCTTTTATTGCTCCATATCTGGGCATCTTGGGCGGTTTCATTACAGGTACTGAAACATCCACCGTTGCCATGTTTGCTAAGTATACCATTGAAACCTCAAACTTGCTTGGGCTGTCTCCACTTTTGATGGTTGCAGCTGTTGCGTTTGGTGGTGGGCTTGCCTCTGGGATATCACCGTCAAAGCTTCAGAATGCAGCTGCTGCAATTGATGCAATTGGGGAGGAGTCAAAGGTATTAAAAACAACGCTTGTGATTTCGCTTGTAATGGCGTTTATAGCAGGAGTCATTAGCTTTGTGCTCAGGAATTTTACAGTATAG